A segment of the Sphingobacterium oryzagri genome:
ATTGGCTCGGGTATTTTTATTGTATCAGCCGATATCGCGCGTAATACCGGTTCAGCCGGCTGGATGATGCTCATCTGGGTGATTTGTGGCTTTATGACACTAACTGCCGCGTTGACTTACGGCGAGCTAAGTGCCATGTTTCCGAAGGCAGGCGGCCAGTATGTGTATCTTCGCGAAGCTTACAATCCGCTGGTTAGCTTTGTTTTTGGCTGGACATTTTTTGCCGTCATTCAGACGGCTACCATCGCCGCTGTTGGCGTCGCTTTTGCTAAATTTACCGCATACCTCTTTCCCGTTTTGGATGAAGATGTTTACCTGTTCGTGTTAGGCGATTATCGCGTTTCCTCGGCCCAGGTACTGTCTATTGCGGTCATCATCTTACTCACTTTTATTAATTCGCGCGGAATAAATAGCGGTAAGCTGGTGCAAACCACACTTACCTTGATCAAGATCGTCAGTTTGTTGCTGCTCATCTTATTTGGGTTTATCGCGTTTAAGTATGAAGTGTGGAATATCAACTGGCTTAGCGCAGATATCTGGGCGCTGCGTAAACTTAATTTCGACGGTACTTTGGAAGAGTATAGCACCTTTGGTGCATTCGGTGCGATCTCTGCAGCGCTTGTCGGTGCCTTGTTCAGTAGTGATTCCTGGCATTCTTCTTCCAGCGTTGCAGGCGAAATAAAAAATCCGCAACGTAATATCGGCCTTAGCTTGGCTTTGGGTACAACGATCGTAACCATTATCTACATCCTGACGAACTTGATGTATACCGGCGTGCTGGATTTGCATCAAATGGTCAACGCACCGAAAGATCGCGTGGCCATGAGTGCAGCACAGGAGATCTTTGGGCCGTTCGGCATCACGATTATTGCCGTCATGATTATGATCAGTACCTTTGGCTGTAACAACGGGATTATTTTATCCGGCGCCCGCGTGTATTATTCGATGGCGCAAGATGGCTTGTTCTTTAAAAAGGTAGGCGTTTTAAATAAAAATGCTGTCCCGGCTTACGCGCTGTGGCTACAGTGTGTAATCGCATCGCTCTGGTGCCTGAGTGGTAAGTATGGCGATCTACTTGATATGATTACTTGCGTGGTGGTGGTGTTTTATGTGTTGGCGGTTGCCGGCGTCATCCGGCTACGTTATACCCGGCCGCATTTGCCAAGACCGTATAAGGCATTTGGTTATCCATTTTTGCCGATTATTTATATCGTGATGGGAACGGCTTTTATCGTGCTGATGTTAATCTATAAGCCCGATTATACCGTGCCCGGTATCTTGATCGCCTTGGCTGGTGTGCCTATATTTTTCTTCGTTAATAAAAAACAAACTAAGCATGTTTAATCGATATTTTTATTTGTTCGCCCTTGCCGTACTGGCCAACGTTAGCAGTTTTGCACAAGGTACGGTGGAAGATTTTAGGCGAGCAAAAGAACTGCGTGGCAAAATAACCAACAAGGTTTATCAAGTGCCTACGCAAATCAAGTGGAACGAGCAGGGCGACCTGCTATGGTATGAAAAGAATACGCCAACCGGCAAGCAGTTTATCTTGGTTGATCCAAAAGCGGCTTCGAAAAGTACACTTTTTGAACTTAGCGCGCTGACCAATGCCTTGAAAGCCGCTTTAAATAAACCGGTGGATGCCGCATCGCTGGTCAGTGATCAGATCAAATTAATTGATCGTGATTTAGTCGAGTTTACTTATGACGGCTATGTATGGTCCTGGAATCGATCGACCAGCAAGCTCGATAAAAAAGATAAAGCAAAGAATGATCGCCGTAATGGCTATTGGGGACATCGGTTTGACGATAGCAAGGGAGAACCGATTGCTTCACCAGATAGTTCGCTAATTGCCTACATTAAAAATAGCAACATTTATCTCGCTAAAAAAGGTGATCCAAAATCGGAAAAGCAACTGACATTTGACGGCAGTTTGGGCGATTATTATGCCGCACATATCCACTGGTCGCCCGATGGCAAAAAGCTCGCGACGAGCAAAGTGCGCAAAGCCGAGTTACGCATCCTGACGCTTTTAGAATCATCACCGATGGATCAATTGCAACCTAAATTGCAGACGCGGGACTATCCAAAACCTGGCGACGCCATATCGCAATATACGCCCGTCATTTACAACCTGGAAACCAGTCAGCTATTTCCGGCCGACGATAAGCTCATCGACAATCAATTTTCGGTAAGCCGAATAGATTGGCGGGAAGATAGCCGCGCTATTACTTTCGAGTTTAACAAGCGTGGGCATCAGCAATACGCTGTGTTAGAACTGGACGCCAACAAAGGTAGCAGCCGCTACCTCATCAATGAGCAAAACAAAACCTTTATAGATTACAGCGGCAAGCGATTCCGTGAAGATATCCGAGATGGTAAAGAAATTATCTGGGCTTCTGAACGCGATGGCTGGAACCATTTGTACCGCTACAATGGTGAAACCGGTGCGGTGATCAACCAGATTACCAAAGGCGATTGGGTGGTGCGCCGCGTCATCGAAGTAGACGATGCTAAAAAGCAAATAATTTTTGAAGCTAGTGGCAAAAACAAAAAGCAAGATCCCTATTTTATCCAATATTACCGGGTAAACTTTGATGGTAGCAACCTGACGGAACTGACGAAAGAGGACGGAAGCCACAGTGCTTCGTTTAATAAAGACTATAGTTATTTTGTAGATGTCTACTCGCGGATTGATCAGGTGCCCACGGCCGTGCTGCGCAATAGCGATGGCAAAGCGGTATTGACATTGGAAACGGGCGACGATGAAGCGTTACGCGCTACAGGCTGGAAGGCGCCGGAAGTATTCACCGCAAAAGCAAGAGATGGCAAAACGGATATTTGGGGTATTATTATACGACCAACTAATTTTGATGCCACAAAGAAATATCCGGTTATTGAGTACATCTATGCTGGTCCGCACAGCTCTTTTGTGCCCAAAACCTTTATTCCTAATCCGAGTGGTATGCAAGAACTTGCCGAACTGGGATTTATCGTCGTGCAGATTGATGGCATGGGCACATCCAACCGATCAAAGGCTTTTCACGATATTTGCTGGAAAAATCTGAAAGATGCGGGTTTTCCGGATCGTATACTATGGATGAAAGATGCTGCAAAGCAATATCCTTATATGGATTTAGAACATGTCGGTATCTATGGCACCTCTGCCGGCGGACAAAGCTCAACAGCAGCGATGCTTTTTCATCCTGAATTTTATAAGGTAGCGGTTTCATCCTGCGGTTGTCATGATAACCGCATGGACAAAATATGGTGGAATGAGCAGTGGATGGGCTGGCCTATCGGACCAGAATATTCGGCTTGCTCCAATATCGATAACGCGGCCAACCTGCAAGGTAAATTGATGCTGATCGTCGGAGAATTGGATGATAATGTTGACCCATCTTCGACTTATCAACTAACCAACGCCTTGATTAAAGCTAGCAAAGATCACGAACTTATTGTGGTGCCCGGAATGGGGCACTCTTCAGGAGGCGACTACGGCGAGAAGAAACGTCGCGATTTCTTTGTAAAGCACTTGATGGGCGTAAATCCGCCATCGTGGACGGCTAATTAATCCTTTCACATACTTTTTTTGCGTCCCCCGCTCGGCTTCATCCATGCTTATGGTGTGCCAGGCGGGGGACGCGCTATTTGCGCGCAGGCGAAGAAGTTAATATATGACCCTGATTTATCAAAATGCGAAATAAAGATGGTAGCGCTATCGTTTATTTTTGATAACCTGAATAATCTCTTATGAAAGCCTTTATCTATTTCTGCCTGAGTGTAGCTGTTCTTTTTTTGCAAAGCGTTTTTGCACAAAAGAACGCGACGTCGCCCAACGTGGGCAACCCGATCTTACCTGGCTATTTCGCCGATCCCACAATCAAAAAAATTGGTGACACGTATTATATGTATGCGACGACAGATGGTAACGGTGGCGGCTTCGGCCCATCGCAGGTATGGACATCAAAGGACTTTGTAAACTGGGCAATACAACCGATGAATTGGCCAAATACGCATTGGTATTGGGCGCCCGACATGACCAAAGGTTACGATGGCCGTTATTATTTATACTACAGCCAGCCGGTGGAGCTTTACGGTGCGGTTTCTGATACACCAGTTGGTCCGTGGACTTCGCTGGCCGCTAATGATCAGGCTATTGTGCCCAATTACAAGATTCCGGGTGTGATTACGCTTGATGGGCAAACCTTTACCGACGATGATGGCAAGATTTATATGTTTTGGGGAACCTGGGGCATTTATCCGGAACATGGCTGTGCTGTTGGCTTGCTCAACCCGGATATGAAAACCTTTGCGCGCATCGAGCTCATTCCAAATACCGTAGCGAAAGACTTTTTTGAGGCACCCATTATGTTTAAACGCAAGGGGATTTATTACCTGCTCTATTCATCGGGGCATTGCGAAGATCATACTTATCGGGTGCAATATGTCAAGAGCAAAAATGGCCCTTTTGGTCCTTACGAATATCCCGCGGAAAATCCCATTTTGGTGACAAATGCAGACGGCACCATTCACGGACCGGGCCACAACGGCATTTTAGAAGAAAATGGAAAACATTATATCGTATATCATCGGCATAACAACCCACATTCGGGAGGCGGTTTTCACCGACAAGTAGCAGCCGATGAGTTGCTGTTTGACGAAAACGGTGATATAAAGAATGTTGTGCCTACGCACGAAGGAATAGGCTTTCTAGGCAAAAATACACGTCCTTTCAACGATTTGGCATTGGG
Coding sequences within it:
- a CDS encoding APC family permease produces the protein MESTKTSFNKSMSLLDATMLVAGSMIGSGIFIVSADIARNTGSAGWMMLIWVICGFMTLTAALTYGELSAMFPKAGGQYVYLREAYNPLVSFVFGWTFFAVIQTATIAAVGVAFAKFTAYLFPVLDEDVYLFVLGDYRVSSAQVLSIAVIILLTFINSRGINSGKLVQTTLTLIKIVSLLLLILFGFIAFKYEVWNINWLSADIWALRKLNFDGTLEEYSTFGAFGAISAALVGALFSSDSWHSSSSVAGEIKNPQRNIGLSLALGTTIVTIIYILTNLMYTGVLDLHQMVNAPKDRVAMSAAQEIFGPFGITIIAVMIMISTFGCNNGIILSGARVYYSMAQDGLFFKKVGVLNKNAVPAYALWLQCVIASLWCLSGKYGDLLDMITCVVVVFYVLAVAGVIRLRYTRPHLPRPYKAFGYPFLPIIYIVMGTAFIVLMLIYKPDYTVPGILIALAGVPIFFFVNKKQTKHV
- a CDS encoding S9 family peptidase; amino-acid sequence: MFNRYFYLFALAVLANVSSFAQGTVEDFRRAKELRGKITNKVYQVPTQIKWNEQGDLLWYEKNTPTGKQFILVDPKAASKSTLFELSALTNALKAALNKPVDAASLVSDQIKLIDRDLVEFTYDGYVWSWNRSTSKLDKKDKAKNDRRNGYWGHRFDDSKGEPIASPDSSLIAYIKNSNIYLAKKGDPKSEKQLTFDGSLGDYYAAHIHWSPDGKKLATSKVRKAELRILTLLESSPMDQLQPKLQTRDYPKPGDAISQYTPVIYNLETSQLFPADDKLIDNQFSVSRIDWREDSRAITFEFNKRGHQQYAVLELDANKGSSRYLINEQNKTFIDYSGKRFREDIRDGKEIIWASERDGWNHLYRYNGETGAVINQITKGDWVVRRVIEVDDAKKQIIFEASGKNKKQDPYFIQYYRVNFDGSNLTELTKEDGSHSASFNKDYSYFVDVYSRIDQVPTAVLRNSDGKAVLTLETGDDEALRATGWKAPEVFTAKARDGKTDIWGIIIRPTNFDATKKYPVIEYIYAGPHSSFVPKTFIPNPSGMQELAELGFIVVQIDGMGTSNRSKAFHDICWKNLKDAGFPDRILWMKDAAKQYPYMDLEHVGIYGTSAGGQSSTAAMLFHPEFYKVAVSSCGCHDNRMDKIWWNEQWMGWPIGPEYSACSNIDNAANLQGKLMLIVGELDDNVDPSSTYQLTNALIKASKDHELIVVPGMGHSSGGDYGEKKRRDFFVKHLMGVNPPSWTAN